One stretch of Oreochromis aureus strain Israel breed Guangdong unplaced genomic scaffold, ZZ_aureus HiC_scaffold_32, whole genome shotgun sequence DNA includes these proteins:
- the LOC120436884 gene encoding uncharacterized protein LOC120436884: protein MWTQEINFFYLAIVSCLSASSAAEDVPVRLSGSTLCSGRVEIFYNYTWGTVCDDNWDMNDTEVVCRELGCGTAQSAAVSASFGEGSGSIWLDDVSCSGSESSLTECQHRGFGTHNCTHSQDAGVVCSVILPKPRIFMIPAGKVDRRSDVSITCSISPQSQQLLQGEFTLKQISGSFSQKKPSTTNSATFKILQVDFDKDGLYQCEYSYGSSISTSDSVNVSVTVYLQQPSISVTSPNGGLVRVSEGAEIIKGYSFVFTCTNNENYPGGVFNLIFYGSNMKRTKHTKPSVNNSASFSFPVADFGHEGEYSCVYEITLSAGTFTSPEYRQIYVSVIYSRTPILRYVFLPLILLLENIALHFYYKVIKKQKSDKKENDEMDVSRDEEVEAEEEAVQEIE, encoded by the exons ATGTGCCAGTCAGATTATCTGGAAGCACTTTGTGCTCTGGAAGAGTCGAAATCTTTTACAACTACActtggggaacagtctgtgatgataaCTGGGACATGAATGAtactgaggtggtttgcagagagTTGGGCTGTGGAACGGCACAGAGTGCTGCTGTATCAGCCAGCTTTGGTGAGGGAAGTGGATCCATCTGGCTTGATGATGTGTCCTGTTCAGGAAGTGAGAGCTCTCTGACTGAGTGTCAGCACAGAGGATTTGGGACACATAACTGTACACACAGTCAGGATGCTGGTGTTGTCTGCTCAG TGATCCTCCCAAAGCCCAGAATCTTCATGATTCCTGCTGGTAAAGTTGACCGGAGAAGCGACGTCAGCATCACTTGTTCAATATCACCTCAAAGCCAACAGCTTCTACAAGGAGAATTTACTCTGAAGCAGATTTCAGGCTCATTCAGTCAGAAAAAACCATCAACTACCAACTCTGCTACATTCAAGATCCTCCAAGTAGATTTTGACAAGGATGGATTGTACCAGTGTGAATATTCATACGGCTCCAGCATCTCCACAAGTGACTCTGTCAACGTCTCTGTTACTg TGTACCTGCAGCAGCCCAGCATCTCTGTGACATCTCCAAATGGAGGACTGGTCAGGGTTTCTGAAGGTGCAGAGATCATCAAGGGTTACAGCTTCGTCTTCACCTGCACAAATAATGAAAACTATCCTGGTGGAGTTTTCAATCTCATCTTCTATGGCTCCAATATGAAACGCACCAAACACACCAAGCCATCTGTCAACAACTCAGCCTCCTTTAGTTTCCCTGTAGCTGACTTTGGACATGAGGGCGAGTACAGCTGTGTGTATGAGATAACTCTGTCAGCAGGAACATTCACTTCTCCTGAATATCGGCAGATTTATGTTTCTGTGATAT ATTCAAGAACTCCAATCCTGAGATATGTTTTCCTGCCACTGATTCTGCTTTTGGAGAACATTGCCCTTCATTTCTACTATAAG GTCATCAAAAAGCAGAAATCAGACAAAAAGGAGAACGATGAGATGGATGTTTCCAGAGATGAAGAAGTGGAGGCCGAGGAGGAAGCAGTCCAAGAAATAgaatag